A window from candidate division WOR-3 bacterium encodes these proteins:
- a CDS encoding acyl-CoA dehydrogenase: MDFELKEEHKMIRDMVRDFVKNEIEPIANKIDEEEIFPEENIKKMGELGLMGMEIPEEYGGAGMDSLSYAIAVEEISRVCPAHGVIMSVNNSLFCYGIYKFGTDEQKKKILPIIARGERIGAFSLTEPHAGSDASNLKTRAIKKGNEYVINGKKVWVTNGSHAKYILLFAVTEPEKKHHGITCFIVDTEKKGIIKSPPEKKLGIRAAYSCELTFEDYVITEDMRLGNEGEGFKIAMSVLDAGRIGIAAQAVGIAQGAFEHAVKFSFERETFGKKLYEHQAIQFYLAEMRTRIEAARLLTYKAAYLKQMGERFSEWSSMAKLYASETAMWVTDKALQIHGSLGYSREHDIQRLFRAAKVTEIYEGTSEIQKIVIARNIINEMKNFYEKV, encoded by the coding sequence ATGGATTTTGAACTTAAAGAAGAACATAAAATGATAAGGGATATGGTTAGAGATTTTGTTAAAAATGAGATAGAACCAATTGCCAATAAGATTGACGAAGAAGAAATTTTTCCAGAAGAAAATATAAAAAAAATGGGGGAACTGGGATTAATGGGAATGGAAATACCTGAAGAATACGGTGGTGCTGGAATGGATTCATTATCCTATGCAATTGCTGTAGAGGAAATATCAAGGGTTTGTCCAGCTCATGGAGTTATTATGTCTGTTAATAATTCCCTTTTCTGTTATGGAATTTATAAATTTGGAACAGATGAACAGAAAAAGAAAATTTTACCTATAATAGCAAGAGGTGAGAGAATTGGAGCCTTTTCCTTAACTGAGCCTCATGCAGGAAGTGATGCTTCAAATTTAAAAACAAGAGCAATAAAAAAAGGGAATGAATATGTAATTAATGGGAAAAAAGTATGGGTTACAAACGGTTCTCATGCTAAATATATTTTACTTTTTGCTGTTACTGAACCTGAAAAAAAACATCATGGGATAACATGTTTTATTGTAGATACTGAAAAAAAGGGAATTATAAAATCACCGCCTGAAAAAAAACTCGGTATAAGGGCAGCTTACTCCTGTGAATTAACCTTTGAGGATTATGTAATTACTGAAGATATGAGGCTCGGTAATGAAGGAGAGGGTTTTAAAATTGCGATGAGTGTTTTAGATGCTGGAAGAATAGGAATAGCAGCTCAGGCAGTTGGAATTGCTCAAGGTGCTTTTGAACATGCAGTTAAATTTTCCTTTGAGAGGGAAACATTTGGTAAAAAGCTTTATGAGCATCAAGCAATTCAGTTTTATCTTGCCGAAATGAGAACAAGGATTGAGGCAGCAAGGCTTTTAACTTATAAAGCAGCCTATTTAAAACAAATGGGGGAAAGATTTTCTGAGTGGTCATCAATGGCTAAACTTTACGCATCAGAAACAGCAATGTGGGTTACAGATAAAGCTCTTCAGATTCATGGGTCTCTGGGTTATTCAAGGGAACATGATATTCAGAGGTTATTCAGGGCTGCAAAGGTTACTGAGATTTATGAAGGAACAAGCGAAATACAGAAAATTGTGATAGC